Proteins found in one Jatrophihabitans sp. genomic segment:
- a CDS encoding penicillin-binding protein 2 → MNRPIRRVGVFVGILLLAVVLNLNWVQVIKADHYKDNSANRRVVLDEYKRQRGSIVLQGSGTPVAESVATKDALMYLRKYSNGPVYAPVTGFNSLYYGNTAVEAVENGLLAGTDDRLFVQRLTNLLTGRDTRGGNVLLTINKQAQTAAYQAMGTRRGAVVALDPATGAILAAVSTPSFDPNTLSSHSPEKIQAAYKRYNADPDNPLVNRAFSVTYPPGSVFKVVVASAALKNGRTPQTRVPAPNSLTLPQTRTQLRNFGGQQCADGRTDTLIHALTISCNTAFAQLGMDLGTETLRREAALFGIDDSGFDIPLSVVGSSMGPIVDQASLAQSSIGQRDVRITPLQAAMLSSAVANDGKLMKPYLVAEEQAPNLAVLSHPDPEQLSQVMNSTQADQLTAMMVSVVNEGSGSTARIPNIQVAGKTGTADNGPQNSEGVYVNSPHAWFSGFAPADNPKIAVAVIVENGGNRGSEATGGKEAAPVAQAVMRAYLASIGVK, encoded by the coding sequence GTGAACCGGCCTATCCGGCGGGTCGGGGTGTTCGTCGGCATCCTGCTGCTGGCGGTGGTGCTGAACCTGAACTGGGTGCAGGTGATCAAGGCCGACCATTACAAGGACAACAGCGCCAACCGGCGCGTCGTGCTGGATGAGTACAAGCGCCAGCGGGGCTCGATCGTCCTGCAGGGCTCGGGGACGCCGGTCGCGGAGTCGGTCGCGACCAAGGACGCGCTGATGTACCTGCGCAAGTACTCCAACGGCCCGGTGTACGCCCCGGTGACGGGTTTCAACTCGCTGTACTACGGCAACACCGCGGTCGAGGCGGTCGAGAACGGGCTGCTCGCCGGCACCGATGATCGGCTGTTCGTGCAGCGGCTGACCAACCTGCTGACCGGCCGGGACACCCGGGGCGGCAACGTCCTGCTGACCATCAACAAGCAGGCCCAGACGGCGGCCTACCAGGCGATGGGAACCCGGCGCGGCGCGGTGGTGGCGCTGGACCCGGCGACCGGAGCGATCCTGGCCGCGGTCAGCACCCCCTCCTTCGACCCGAACACCCTCAGCTCGCATTCGCCGGAGAAGATCCAGGCCGCGTACAAGAGGTACAACGCCGACCCGGACAACCCGCTGGTCAACCGCGCCTTCAGCGTGACCTACCCGCCGGGGTCGGTGTTCAAGGTGGTGGTGGCCAGCGCCGCGCTGAAGAACGGCCGGACGCCGCAGACCCGCGTCCCGGCGCCGAACTCCCTGACCCTGCCGCAGACGCGCACCCAGCTGCGCAACTTCGGCGGTCAGCAGTGCGCCGACGGCAGGACCGACACGCTCATCCACGCGCTCACCATCTCGTGCAACACCGCCTTCGCCCAGCTGGGCATGGATCTGGGCACCGAGACCCTCAGGCGCGAGGCGGCGCTGTTCGGCATCGACGACAGCGGCTTCGACATCCCGCTGAGCGTGGTGGGCTCCTCCATGGGGCCGATCGTGGACCAGGCGTCGCTGGCCCAGTCCAGCATCGGTCAGCGAGACGTGCGGATAACGCCGTTGCAGGCCGCGATGCTCTCCTCCGCGGTGGCCAACGACGGCAAGCTGATGAAGCCCTACCTGGTCGCCGAGGAGCAGGCGCCGAACCTGGCGGTGCTGAGCCATCCGGACCCGGAGCAGCTCAGCCAGGTGATGAACTCGACCCAGGCCGATCAGCTGACGGCGATGATGGTCAGCGTCGTGAACGAGGGCAGCGGCTCGACCGCCCGGATCCCGAACATCCAGGTCGCCGGCAAGACCGGCACGGCTGACAACGGCCCGCAGAACTCCGAAGGCGTCTACGTCAACTCGCCGCATGCCTGGTTCTCCGGGTTCGCGCCGGCGGACAACCCCAAGATCGCGGTGGCGGTGATCGTCGAGAACGGCGGCAACCGCGGCAGCGAGGCAACCGGCGGCAAGGAAGCCGCACCCGTGGCGCAGGCCGTGATGAGGGCTTATCTGGCCTCGATCGGGGTTAAATGA
- a CDS encoding DUF222 domain-containing protein — MTVADVDLHEWDFLPPLDDAALPQEPPATVVLVVWAEPEAPAEPAAAIIFADPADIALCHPAPACDTAQVSDTAQASDTAQCLDDLLAQGLAWRRPGLTEIARLASLKYHELSSAERIAAAADLQRQQAWLAARQLSLLSLISAQDSTQRHWCVEEIGCALSLSGPAAQNLLKNAERLCRQLPATLSALSEGRIGMAQATAIAEASYPLPDEVLVDYQARVLKDAHQQSTAQLRRTAKRAALRLDPASAELKHQRSVSDRHIRIAPADHGTSWLMALLPAAQAQLFYDQIDAAARMAPADDVRTMDQLRADALVNAVLNGINGELPTSQGRRPTINVTVSLSSLTGQSEEPGWLDGYGPITAGYARQLAHDPTGTWRRLVTDPVSGQLLDYGATRYRPPRHLGDHVIERDGECAFPFCGHRARRSDLDHVVAYPRGSTSAANLQPLHRRHHNAKTEAGWQAERDPSTGSTRWTSPTGRQYRAKPPERWPQPVAEAPLERIPPPF; from the coding sequence ATGACCGTAGCCGACGTCGACCTCCACGAGTGGGATTTCTTGCCACCGCTGGACGACGCCGCATTGCCGCAGGAACCGCCTGCCACCGTGGTCCTGGTCGTATGGGCAGAACCGGAGGCACCGGCAGAACCGGCAGCAGCCATCATCTTCGCCGATCCCGCCGACATCGCACTGTGTCATCCCGCACCGGCTTGTGATACTGCTCAGGTTTCTGATACTGCTCAGGCTTCTGATACTGCTCAGTGTCTTGATGATCTGCTGGCTCAAGGCTTGGCATGGCGGCGACCAGGGCTCACCGAGATAGCCCGGTTGGCCTCCTTGAAGTACCACGAGCTGAGTTCTGCCGAACGCATCGCCGCCGCAGCCGATCTGCAACGGCAGCAGGCCTGGTTGGCAGCACGCCAGCTATCCCTGCTGAGCCTTATCTCAGCGCAGGATTCCACCCAGCGACACTGGTGTGTCGAAGAGATCGGTTGCGCGCTAAGCCTCTCCGGCCCAGCGGCACAGAATCTGCTCAAGAACGCCGAGCGGCTGTGTCGCCAGTTGCCTGCCACCCTGAGCGCGCTGTCCGAGGGGCGAATTGGCATGGCTCAGGCGACCGCGATCGCCGAGGCGTCTTACCCCTTGCCAGACGAAGTATTGGTCGACTACCAGGCTCGAGTGCTGAAAGACGCGCATCAGCAGTCGACAGCACAGCTCAGGCGTACCGCCAAGCGAGCCGCGCTCCGGCTTGACCCGGCATCGGCCGAGCTCAAGCATCAGCGCTCGGTGAGCGATCGGCATATCCGGATCGCACCGGCCGACCACGGGACGTCCTGGCTGATGGCACTGCTGCCCGCCGCCCAAGCCCAACTGTTCTATGACCAGATCGACGCCGCCGCTCGGATGGCGCCGGCCGATGACGTCCGGACGATGGATCAGCTGCGAGCCGACGCGCTGGTGAACGCGGTTCTCAACGGCATCAATGGCGAGCTGCCCACCTCGCAGGGCCGCCGGCCGACCATCAACGTCACGGTCTCGCTGTCGAGCCTGACCGGCCAAAGTGAGGAGCCGGGCTGGCTCGACGGCTACGGCCCCATCACCGCCGGGTACGCCCGACAACTCGCGCATGATCCGACCGGGACGTGGCGGCGGCTGGTCACCGACCCGGTGAGCGGTCAGTTGCTGGACTACGGCGCCACTCGATACCGGCCGCCGCGACACCTCGGCGATCACGTCATCGAACGCGACGGCGAATGCGCTTTCCCATTCTGCGGGCACCGCGCCCGCCGGTCCGATCTCGATCACGTCGTCGCCTACCCGCGCGGCAGCACGAGTGCCGCCAACCTGCAACCGCTGCACCGCAGGCATCACAACGCCAAGACCGAGGCAGGCTGGCAGGCCGAGCGAGATCCCAGCACCGGTAGCACCCGGTGGACCAGTCCAACAGGCCGGCAGTACCGCGCGAAGCCACCTGAACGCTGGCCGCAACCGGTCGCCGAGGCCCCGCTGGAGCGCATACCACCGCCCTTCTAG
- the pknB gene encoding Stk1 family PASTA domain-containing Ser/Thr kinase, producing MTAAARLIGGRYEIGELLGYGGMAEVHKGRDVRLGRDVAVKVLRADLARDPSFQNRFRREAQAAAGLNHPSIVAVYDTGEDDGPEGHTPYIVMEYVEGHTLREVLKTQQQVPPQQAMEITAEVCAALDFSHRSGIVHRDIKPGNVMITNAGAIKVMDFGIARALADNAATVTATAAVIGTAQYLSPEQARGESVDARSDVYSTGCLLYELLTGHPPFTGDSPVAIAYQHVRENPQVPSSVNQIVPPSLDSIVMKALAKNPLNRYQTAAEMRADLQRALSGQAVEAESVMTDAQRTQFIAAAKPATRQGVLTPTYEDEDDTAHHRGAVIWTAVVLALLLVIGGAALYLLKRDNSPNTPVLYQVPALVGLSPAAAMDTLRSNHLIPAPGKPEGSNGPCSAGGDAVPLKNPSKGQVCTQNPPAGREVTDGTIVRFTVYAGPADVLVQNVVGLSYSEAQKALASERLGASRVDVDSAKPAGQVISQDPPANASVPPGTTVKLQVANGKVKLPDVTRLTEQQARVKLNQLGFTTIARSNTAPVQPGYQVGQVMAIDPTPGIFYNPSTTITLTVAVKPICPTPTPTPTPTPTPSASPSPSASGSGTGTASPTPSVSSTPPPSSSSAAPTSNPSCTPA from the coding sequence ATGACGGCAGCAGCACGGCTGATTGGCGGCCGTTACGAGATCGGGGAGCTGCTCGGCTACGGGGGCATGGCCGAGGTGCACAAGGGCCGGGACGTCCGGCTCGGCCGCGATGTCGCGGTGAAGGTCCTGCGGGCCGACCTCGCGCGTGACCCGTCGTTTCAGAACCGGTTCCGTCGCGAAGCCCAGGCCGCTGCCGGGTTGAACCACCCGTCCATCGTCGCGGTGTACGACACCGGAGAGGACGACGGGCCGGAGGGCCACACCCCGTACATCGTGATGGAGTACGTCGAGGGGCACACGCTGCGCGAGGTGCTCAAGACCCAGCAGCAGGTGCCGCCCCAACAGGCCATGGAGATCACCGCTGAGGTGTGCGCGGCGCTGGACTTCTCACACCGTTCGGGCATCGTGCACCGAGACATCAAGCCGGGCAACGTGATGATCACCAACGCCGGCGCGATCAAGGTGATGGATTTCGGGATCGCCCGGGCGCTGGCTGACAACGCGGCGACGGTGACGGCCACCGCGGCGGTGATCGGGACGGCGCAGTACCTGTCGCCGGAGCAGGCCCGCGGTGAGTCGGTGGACGCCCGCTCGGACGTCTACTCGACCGGTTGCCTGCTGTACGAGTTGCTCACCGGGCACCCGCCGTTCACCGGTGACTCGCCGGTGGCGATCGCCTACCAGCACGTCCGGGAGAACCCGCAGGTGCCGTCCTCGGTGAACCAGATCGTGCCGCCGTCGCTGGATTCGATCGTGATGAAGGCGCTGGCCAAGAACCCGCTGAACCGGTATCAGACGGCCGCCGAGATGCGGGCCGACCTGCAGCGGGCGCTGAGCGGCCAGGCGGTCGAGGCGGAGTCGGTGATGACCGACGCACAGCGGACCCAGTTCATCGCCGCGGCCAAGCCTGCCACCCGGCAGGGCGTGCTGACCCCGACCTACGAGGACGAGGACGACACCGCGCATCACCGTGGCGCGGTGATCTGGACCGCGGTGGTGCTGGCGCTGTTGTTGGTCATCGGCGGTGCGGCGCTGTACCTGCTGAAGCGGGACAACAGCCCGAACACCCCGGTGCTGTATCAGGTTCCGGCGTTGGTGGGGCTGTCACCGGCTGCCGCGATGGACACCCTGCGCAGCAATCACCTCATTCCCGCGCCCGGCAAGCCGGAGGGCAGTAATGGTCCGTGCAGCGCCGGGGGCGACGCGGTGCCGTTGAAGAACCCGAGCAAGGGGCAGGTCTGCACCCAGAACCCGCCGGCCGGCAGGGAGGTGACCGACGGGACCATTGTCAGATTCACCGTCTACGCCGGTCCGGCCGATGTGCTGGTGCAGAACGTGGTGGGGCTGTCCTACAGCGAAGCCCAGAAGGCGCTGGCGTCTGAGAGGCTGGGGGCCAGCCGGGTCGATGTCGACAGCGCCAAGCCGGCCGGACAGGTGATCAGTCAGGACCCGCCGGCCAATGCCTCGGTGCCGCCGGGCACCACCGTCAAGCTCCAGGTCGCCAACGGCAAGGTGAAGTTGCCCGACGTCACCCGGCTGACCGAGCAGCAGGCCAGGGTGAAGCTCAACCAGCTGGGATTCACCACCATCGCGCGATCGAACACCGCACCGGTGCAGCCGGGCTACCAGGTGGGTCAGGTGATGGCGATCGATCCGACGCCGGGTATCTTCTACAACCCGTCAACCACGATCACCCTTACCGTTGCGGTGAAACCGATCTGCCCGACACCAACGCCGACGCCGACGCCTACGCCGACCCCGTCGGCCTCGCCGTCGCCCAGTGCGTCCGGTTCGGGCACCGGCACGGCCTCGCCCACCCCGAGCGTGAGCAGCACACCGCCGCCGTCCAGCAGCTCGGCCGCACCGACCTCGAACCCGTCCTGCACGCCTGCCTGA